A single Lolium perenne isolate Kyuss_39 chromosome 6, Kyuss_2.0, whole genome shotgun sequence DNA region contains:
- the LOC127308343 gene encoding uncharacterized protein → MKVNSLKRMDSPADGGAPGLRRSASAKQAPSPSPLSGNNASSQKQPPRASTSTSLAPGYPRKAPSINCIAATSTDTPPATPRGKTKQPSSASSSSYYSSMFSPRKLMQRASRAFRGSGRSRRKKNAMAAAAVDGGDVDSPRSVVSKGSDADSVFSLDDQIIADGDVAKQQEEEVVPEKIIHEANPSPAPVATEQKDEGRDNTQEETSATKEEAEPKKESAPPAPEDNVADEIAAAKDAVKEKEQREEVIKAEVVKRFQGRRVRTTSTERRESARSNEAIEEARTKLLELRQGNRVQALVGAFETVMDSPQRRAAAGKPQLNLRV, encoded by the exons ATGAAGGTGAATAGTCTTAAG CGCATGGACTCACCGGCAGACGGCGGCGCGCCGGGGCTCCGGCGCAGCGCGAGCGCGAAGCAGGCGCCCTCCCCGTCGCCGCTCAGCGGCAACAACGCCTCCTCTCAGAAGCAGCCGCCGCGCGCCTCCACCTCTACCTCCTTGGCGCCCGGGTACCCGCGCAAGGCGCCGTCCATCAACTGCATCGCGGCCACCTCCACCGACACCCCGCCGGCCACCCCCAGAGGCAAAACCAAGCAGCCGTCGTCGGCGTCCTCGTCGTCGTACTACTCGTCGATGTTTTCCCCGAGGAAGCTCATGCAGCGCGCCTCCCGCGCCTTCCGCGGATCCGGCAGGTCCCGCCGCAAGAAgaacgcgatggcggcggcggccgtgGATGGCGGCGATGTGGACAGCCCAAGGTCCGTCGTCAGCAAGGGCTCCGACGCCGACAGCGTCTTTTCGTTGGACGATCAGATCATCGCCGACGGTGACGTCGCAAAGCAGCAAGAGGAGGAGGTCGTCCCGGAGAAGATCATACACGAGGCGAACCCGTCGCCGGCGCCCGTTGCCACGGAGCAGAAGGACGAGGGACGCGACAACACGCAGGAGGAGACCTCTGCCACCAAGGAGGAAGCGGAGCCGAAGAAGGAATCGGCTCCTCCTGCGCCGGAGGACAACGTCGCGGATGAGATCGCGGCGGCGAAGGATGCGGTGAAGGAGAAGGAGCAGCGCGAGGAGGTGATCAAGGCGGAGGTGGTGAAGAGGTTCCAGGGGAGGCGGGTGAGGACGACCTCGACGGAGAGGCGGGAGTCGGCCCGGAGCAACGAGGCGATCGAGGAGGCGAGGACCAAGCTGCTGGAGCTGAGGCAGGGGAACAGGGTGCAGGCACTCGTCGGCGCCTTCGAGACCGTCATGGATAGTCCccagcgccgcgccgccgccggcaagccgCAGCTCAACCTCCGCGTCTGA
- the LOC127308342 gene encoding uncharacterized protein codes for MAETGKPRVVVVGGGIGGALLAKTMEPDADVVLLDPKEYMEISWAELRSMVEPSFAERSLIYHKDYLTTATIVTSSAVNITEDSVLTADGQSLAYDYLVVATGHVLASPGSRAERLTEFQRDSGKIKSSESVLIIGGGPTGVELAAEIAVDYPDKKVTIVHRGSRLLEFIDQKASKKCLDWLTSKKVDVLFKQSVDLDSLSNTEKLYKTSSGETVTADCHFLCIGKPLSSSWLHDTILKESLDNKGRLMVEKDLRVKGYNNIFAIGDITDIPEIKQGYLAQKHALLVAKNLKLLIKGSPASKMATYSTGYPLAIVSLGRKEGLAQLPFVTLTGCIPGMLKSKDLFVGKTRKQMGLDA; via the exons ATGGCGGAGACGGGCAAGCCgagggtggtggtggtcggcggcggcatcggcggcgccctcctcgccAAGACCATGGAGCCCGACGCCGACGTCGTCCTCCTCGATCC GAAGGAGTACATGGAGATCAGCTGGGCCGAACTGAGATCAATGGTTGAGCCATCTTTTGCTGAGAGATCATTAATCTATCACAAAGATTACCTCACCACCGCAACCATTGTAACATCTTCTGCAGTCAATATCACCGAGGATTCTGTCCTGACTGCTGATGGTCAATCTCTTGCATATGATTATCTCGTTGTCGCGACTGGCCATGTGCTGGCCTCTCCAGGAAGCAGAGCAGAGAGGCTTACAGAATTCCAGAGAG ATAGTGGAAAGATAAAATCATCAGAGTCTGTCTTGATTATTGGAGGTGGTCCAACTGGAGTTGAACTTGctgcagagattgcagtagactaTCCAGACAAGAAGGTGACCATTGTACACAGAGGATCACGGTTACTTGAATTTATTGATCAGAAGGCCTCAAAGAAGTGTCTTGATTGGCTGACTTCCAAGAAAGTAGATGTGCTTTTCAAGCAATCAGTTGACTTGGATTCATTATCCAACACAGAGAAGCTCTACAAAACATCAAGTGGAGAAACAGTAACAGCTGATTGCCACTTTTTGTGTATTGGTAAGCCACTGAGTTCATCGTGGTTACATGATACCATCCTAAAGGAATCTTTGGACAACAAGGGAAGACTAATGGTGGAAAAGGATCTAAGAGTCAAGGGTTATAATAACATTTTTGCAATTGGTGACATCACAGATATTCCT GAAATCAAACAAGGGTACCTTGCCCAGAAACATGCGCTGCTGGTGGCAAAGAACCTGAAGCTGCTGATCAAGGGCTCTCCAGCGAGCAAGATGGCAACCTACAGCACCGGCTACCCGCTGGCCATAGTCTCTCTCGGAAGGAAAGAAGGGCTGGCCCAGCTACCGTTCGTGACGCTCACCGGGTGCATACCAGGGATGCTCAAATCCAAAGACCTGTTCgtcggcaagacaaggaagcagatgGGTCTGGATGCTTGA